From the genome of Rathayibacter sp. VKM Ac-2804:
CGCCGCGCTCGACGACCTCGAGCGCTCCGTCTCGGCGGAGCAGCGGCCCGCTCAGTAGTCGAGCACGTCCAACGGCATCGCCAGGTCGTCGTCCGTCGCCATCGGCACCGGGCGGCTGAGCCGGCGGGCCCGGTCGAGCAGGTCCGCGACCAGCGCCTCGTCGACGACCTCGACCGCGTCCTCGGGCTCGTCCTCGACGAGCATCTGGCTCGACGGGCCGAGCAGCAGCCGGGCCGCGAGCACGTCCCCTCCGCGGCGGACGGGGATCTCGACGGTGGCGGCGGTCGCCGTCGAGGCGAGCATCCGGGCGTACTCGAGCACCGCCGCGGCGATGTCGTCCCCGGTGAGGACGCTCCCCTCGGCGTAGTGGATGCGTCGCACGGCGGACTCCTTCTGCAGAGGAGCGGCCGGCTGCAGGAGAGCCCGGCCGGCTCCCTCCCCAGGGTGGCATGCGCTCCCCGGCGCGGCGCCGTCCGGGTGGAGATCCGCCGGGGGCTTTACTTCCGAGGTCCGCTCTCGTCCCGCTCGCGCTCGTCCCGCTCGCGCTCGTCCGCCGCGGAGTAGACCCGCAGCCCCAGCGGCACGACCCGCACGCTCGCCTCGTGGAAGCCCGACGGCTCGCCGTCGAACACCTCGCTCTCGCCGTCGTGCGCCCACTCCGGGTCGACACCGGCCGGCCGCCGCGCACCGACCACGACCTCGGGCGTGCTGGTCGACTCGACCACCGGAGCCCGCCAGCCGGGCACGCGCCCGACGAGCGGAGTCGCCCCCCGCCCGAGCGCGAGCGACACCGCCCCGCGCGTCCGCGGCGTCCGGCCCGAGTGCAGGACGCGGATGTCGAGGTGCCCGTCGTCCAGGCGGCGCCGGGCGAGCGGAGTCGCGGTGCGCGGGTGCTCCCGGTTCACCCCGACGAAGTACGACCAGACCAGCTCGGTGCGCCCGTCGCGCCGCAGCTCGAACGGATCGGTCGAGCGCACCACCTCGAAGGCGGCCAGGACGGCGGCGAGCGGCTTGCCGATCACCTTCTCGCGCTTCTCCCGCGCGGCGACGAACTCCGGGTACAGCCCGATCGACACCGTGTTCAGCACCGTCACCGGCTCGGCGTCCCCGGCCGTCACCTCGGCCACGTCGACGTCGCGGCGCTCGCCGTGCGCCGCCGCCGCCAGCGCGTCCTCGATCGTGACCAGGCCCAGTGCCTTGGCGAAGTGGTTCATCGTCCCGCCGGGCAGCACCAGCAGCGTCATCCCCTCGGCCCGCGCGAGCCCGGCGCCGACCGCCATCGTGCCGTCGCCGCCGTAGACGCCCAGCACCTCGGGCGGAGCGTCGCCGGCGCGCGCCGCTCGCACGACCTCGCCCAGGTCCTCGCCGTCGGCGAGCCGGTGCACCCGCGCCGCCGGGAAGCGCTGCAGGATGAGCGGCTCCGGATCCGGCCGGTGGGAGTCGCGCCCGGCACTCGGGTTCAGCACCACCAGCAGCTGCGCCCCGTCGCCGAGCGGCCGCACGTCGACCGGCGGCCGGCTCGCCCGCTCCGAGACGGGGATGTGCCGCGGACGCGCCGGGACCAGCGCCTTCCCGAGGCCCGCGACGGCCGCCCCGAGCGTGGCTCCGCCGACCACGTCCGAGAGCCAGTGCACCCCGACGTGCAGGCGCGAGAAGGCGACGGCCGCGGCGAGCGGCGCGACGGCCAGCCCGACGCGCGGGTTCTCCAGCGCGACCCCGGCGGCGAAGGCGGCGGCGCTCGCCGCGTGGCCGGAGGGGAAGCTGGGCGAGGTGGGCACGCGAGCGAGCCGGCGCCCCACCGGCACGTCGACGACGAGCGGTCGCACCCCGCCGAAGAGCTGCTTGCCGACGAGGTTCGCCGCGGCGCTCGCGACGGCCAGCGAGGCCGCTCCGCGCGCCGCCTCCCGGGGCCGCCCGGCGATCAGCAGCAGCGCACCCAGCCCGAACCAGAGCACGCCGTGATCGGCGGCCCGGGAGAGCCCGACGAGCGCGCCGTCCACGAGCGGCACCGGGCGGCGAGCGTTCAGCGTCCGGGCGGCGCGGGCGTCGGCCCGGCGGATCACCCGCGGCACCCCGAGGACGCGCCGGAGCAGGACGGACGGGGGTCGGGTTCCGCGCAGAGGCATGCCCTCAGGGTAGGAGGCGCCTCCGGGCGCCCCCTGAGCCCGCGTCGCTAGACCTCGCCGAAGCCCGACTCGACCAGCTCCGCGAGCCGGCCCACGGCCTCCTCCGCCTCGGGCCCGGTCGCCGAGATCGCGACCTCGTCGCCGCGGTCCAGCCCCAGCGACATCACGCCGAGCAGACTCGTCGCGTCCTTGCCGTTCACGTCGATCCGCGCGTCGAAGCGGGTCGCGAGCGTGACGAAGTCGGCCGCCGGGCGGGCGTGCAGCCCGTTCGGGTTGACCAGCCGCACGGTCCGCCGGGTGCTCGGACTCCCGGCCGCCGCCGCGGTCGGCTGCTCGGCGAGGAGCGCGCCCCTCGCGGACTCGGCCGCCGCGAGCACGTCGGCCAGGGCGGCCCCGGTCCCGGCCGCGACCGCCGCCGCGATCGCGCCCTCCACGAGCGGAGCGTCCGCGATCCGCACCCGCTCCCGCGCCTCGTCGTCCAGGAACTCCACTGCGGTCTCGGCCGTCATGATCGCCGAGCCGAGGTCGCAGAGCACCACGGCGCCGTCCCCGGAGTCGGCCTCGGCCAGCGCCGCGGTGATCCGCTCAAAGCTCGTCCCGATGCCGCCGTCGTCCGTGCCGCCCGCGGCGATGAGGGCGACGTCCGGCGCCATCTGCGCCGCCAGCTCCGCCAGCCCCTCCGCCAGCCGCGCGCTGTGCGAGACGAGGACGAGCCCGACGCTCACGCCGCCGCCTCGGCCGCCGCGCGCAGCAGCAGGACGCTCGAGACGCTGCCCGGGTCGCGGTGCCCGACGGCCCGCTCGCCCAGATAGCTCGCCCGGCCCTTCCGCGCCACGAGCGGGTCGGTCGACTCCGCGCCGATCTGCGCCGCGTCCGCGGCTGCCGCGAGCACCGCCGACGGCGAGGCTCCGCCCTCAGCGGCACCCGCCGCCGCCTCGACCGCCGGGGTCCAGGCGTCGACCATCGTCTTGTCGCCGACCTCGGCCTTGCCGCGCAGCACGACGCCGTCGCGGGCCGCCGCCAGCAGAGCCGCGACCGCCGCACCGTCGAGCGACTCCTGCCCGGCGACCGCGCCGGACGCCTTGAGGAACGCGGTGCCGAAGAGCGGGCCGGAGGCGCCGCCCACCGTCGAGATCAGCGTGGTCGCCACCAGCTTGAGCACCTCGGCGGGCGTCGTCGGCTCGGGAGCCGCATCGAGCTTCGCCACCACGGCCTGGAAGCCGCGGTCCATGTTCTCGCCGTGGTCGCCGTCGCCGATCGCCCGGTCGAGCGTGATCAGCTCCACCCGGTGCTCCGAGACCGCCTGCGCCGCCCCGCGGACCCAGGCCACGGCCCATGCCGCGTCGAGCCCCTGCGCCCCCCGTCCGCCCTGCCCCGGTGCGTCCTGCACTGATCCGTCCTGCATCGGTCCGTCCTCTTCCCTGTGCCGCCTCTGCGGCGGTCGTGTCCTCGTGCCGTCGTCCTCGCGCGTCCCGTCCGGGCCGCACGCCCGCCCCGTGCTCGGGCGGGCTCAGCGCCCCCAGCGCAGCGCCGCGGTCTGCACCGGCGCGTCCCAGAGCTCGGTCAGCGCCGCGTCGAGCTTCAGCAGCGTGATCGAGACGCCCTGCATCTCGAGCGAGGTGACGTAGCTGCCGACCAGGCTCCGCTGCACGGTGACGCCCTTCTCGGCGAGCACCTCCGCCGCGCGGCGGTAGACCAGGTAGAGCTCAATCTGCGGGGTGCCGCCGAGTCCGTTGACGAAGAGCAGCACCTCGTCGCCGGAGGAGAGGGGCAGGTCCTCGAGGATCGGAGCGAGCAGGCGGTCGACGATCCGGTCGGCCGGCTCGAGCGGGATCCGCTCTCGGCCGGGCTCCCCGTGGATGCCGATGCCGATCTCGATCTCGTCCTCGGCCAGCTCGAAGCTCGGCTCCCCCGCGTGCGGCACCGTGCACGGCCGCAGCGCGACGCCCATCGAGCGGACGTTCGCGACGACCGTCTCGGCGATCGCCGCCACCTCGTCCAGCGAGTCGCCGCGCTCGGCGGCAGCGCCGGCGATCTTCTCCACCATCACGGTCCCGGCCACGCCGCGCCGTCCGGCCGTGTAGAGGGAGTCCTTCACCGCCACGTCGTCGTCGACGATCACCGAGCGGACCTCCACGCCCTCGGCGAGGGCCAGGTCGGCCGCGGTCTCGAAGTTCAGCACGTCGCCGGTGTAGTTCTTCACGATGTGCAGGACGCCCGCACCGCCGTCCACCGCCTGGGTCGCCGCCACGATCGGATCGGGGGTCGGCGAGGTGAAGACCGGCCCGGGCACCGCCGCATCCAGCATCCCGAACCCGACGAACCCCGCGTGCAGCGGCTCGTGCCCGCTGCCGCCGCCGCTGACGATGCCGACCTTCCCCTGCCGCGGCGCGTCGACGCGCACCACGAACAGCGGGTTCGGCTCGACCCGCACCAGGTCGGCGTGCGCGAGGCCGAATCCGGCCACGGACTCCGCGACGACGTTCTTCGGGTCGTTGATGAGCTTCTTCATCGAGGTCTCCTCCAGGGCGCGCCGCACCGTCGCGGACAGCGGCTCCACGTTACGCCCGAGCACCGTCCCGGCACAGACTCCGTTCCGGGCGCGGGCGCCGGTCTCCGAGCGGGCTCAGCTCGAGCGCTGCGTCTCGTCGACCCACTGGTCGAGCTTCGCCGTCGCGGCACCGGAGTCGACCGCGTCCGCGGCGCGCTCGAGCGCCGAGCGGAAGCGGTCCAGGATCGCCGTGCGGATCAGCCCGGGGTCGCGCGCCAGATCGAAGGCGATCAGGCCCGCCGCCGCGTTCAGCAGCACGATGTCGCGCACCGGCCCCTCCTCGCCGGCCAGGACCGAGCGGACGACCTGCGCGTTGTACGCGGCGTCGCGCCCGCGGAGCTGGTCGATGCTGGCGCGGCGGATGCCGAGGTCGCGCGGGTCGAGGTCGTGCTCGACGACCGAGCCGCGCGAGACCTCCCAGATGTGGCTGTGCCCGGTGGTCGACAGCTCGTCGAGTCCGTCGTCCCCGCGGAAGACCAGCGCGGTCGCGCCCCGGGTCTGGAACACCCCGACGAAGAGCGGCACCCGGTCGAGGTGCGCCACGCCGACGGCGGAGGCCTCGGGGCGCGCCGGGTTGCAGAGCGGCCCGAGGAAGTTGAAGACGGTGGGCACGCCGAGCTCGGCCCGCACCGGGCCGGCGTGGCGGAAACCGGGGTGGAACATCGCCGCGAAGACGAAGGCGATGTTCGTCCGGCGGAACACCTCGGCCACCCGCTCGGCCGGCAGCGTCAGATCGACGCCCAGCGCCGCGAGCACGTCGGAGGACCCCGACGACGAGGACGCCGCGCGGTTGCCGTGCTTGATCACCGGAGTGCCGGCCGCCGCCGCGATGATCGACGCGGTGGAGGAGATGTTGACCGTGCCGAAGCGGTCCCCGCCGGTCCCGACGATGTCGAGGGCCATCGGATCCACGTCCAGCGGCACCGCGTGCTCGAGGATCGCGTCGCGGAAGCCGACGATCTCGTCGACCGTCTCGCCCTTGGCGCGCAGCGCGATCAGGAGGCCGGCGAGCTGCGCCGGCGTCGCCTCGCCCTGCATCACCCGCTCCATGGCCCAGGTCGCCTCCGACACCGAGAGATCGGAGGAGTCGAGGAGGGAGCCGAGAATGCGCGGCCAGGACAGGGTTTCCGACATGGCTCTCAGATTATGCGACGACGAAGGCCCTACGGGAAGTGCGAGTTCCCCCCCTTGCGATCGTCCATAATGGTCTGTGTGACGAGCACCTCTCTCTCCCCCACGGCCACCGTGCCCGCAGTGAACCGACCCAACCCGGTCGCGGTCGGAACGATCGTCTGGCTGGGCAGCGAGGTCATGTTCTTCGCGGGCCTGTTCGCGATCTACTTCACCCTCCGCAGCACCTCCCCGGAGCTGTGGTCGGCCGAGACCAGCATCCTGAACGTCCCCTACGCGAGCGTTAACACGGTCATCCTGGTCGCCTCGTCGTTCACCTGCCAGTTCGGCGTCTTCGCCGCTGAGCGCCTGCAGCCCCGCTCCACCGGGCTGAGCCCGTTCAAGTGGGGCATGGTCGAGTGGTTCTTCCTCACCTACGCCCTCGGCGCGGTCTTCGTCTGCGGTCAGGTCCTCGAGTACGCGACCCTCGTCTCCGAGGGCGTCACGCTCTCGAGCAACGCCTACGGCTCGGCCTTCTACCTCACGACCGGCTTCCACGCCCTGCACGTGACCGGCGGCCTCATCGCCTTCCTCCTCGTCATCGGCCGCGCCTTCGCCGTCAAGAACTTCGGCCACAAGGAGGCGACCAGCGCGATCGTCGTGTCCTACTACTGGCACTTCGTCGACGTCGTCTGGGTCGGCCTGTTCGTCGTCATCTACTTCCTGAAGTGAGGCCAGCCGCCTCCATGCCCCACCACACTCCCGAACCCCGCAGGAAGGTTGCCTCGATGGCCTCCCCGAAGACGAAGAGCCGCGCCAAGAAGGGTCGCCGTCACCCGCTGGCCACGCTGGCCCTGATCGCGATCGGCCTCGGCCTCACCGGCGGCACCTACGCGGCCGTCGGCGTCGCGACCTCCGCCTCCGCCGAGACGTCGGCCACCAGCCAGCAGACGATCGACGAGGGCTCGAAGCTCTTCGCCGCCAACTGCGCCACCTGCCACGGCCTCGACGCCGCGGGCACCGACAACGCCCCGTCGCTGATCGGCGTCGGCGCCGCCTCCGTCGACTTCCAGGTCGGCACCGGCCGCATGCCGATGCAGATGCACGGTCCGCAGGCCCTCGAGAAGCCGGTGCAGTTCACCGACGACCAGGTCGCCGAGCTGGCGGCGTACGTCGCCTCGCTGGCGCCCGGCCCCGCCATCCCCACCGGCGAGGTCCTCGACGCCCAGGGCGACTCGGCCAACGGCGCCGAGCTCTTCCGGATCAACTGCGCCATGTGCCACAACGTCGCCGGCGCCGGCGGCGCCCTCACGGAGGGCAAGTTCGCTCCCCCGCTGGGCGGCGTGACCGAGGCGCACATCTACGAGGCGATGGTCACCGGCCCGCAGAACATGCCGGTCTTCAACGACCTCAACATCTCGCCGGAAGACAAGCGCGACATCATCTCCTACCTCAAGTACATCGAGGCCAACCCCTCCCCGGGCGGATTCGCCCTGGGCTCCCTCGGCCCCGTCGCCGAAGGCCTCTTCCTCTGGATCTTCGGACTCGGTTCCATCGTCGCCTTGACGGTGTGGATCACCGCACGATCCAACTAGCAGACACCGGCGCCCTGGCGGGCGCTCGACCCCCCACGACGCCGAGCGGCGTCGACACGGCGTGAAAAGGAGAACCATGGCAGAGCACGATGAGGGTGGCACCGACCTCGCCACCTCGTCGGCCACCGGGCACGGGAGTGCTCCGGCCGGCACCGCGGTCGTGACGCGGGACCGCGTCCAGGACCCGGGCCTCCCGCCGCACCGTCCCCGGATGACCGACGTCGACCCCAAGGTCGCGAAGCGGGCCGAGCGCACGGTCTACACGCTCTTCTACCTCTCCTTCGCGGGCTCGATCTTCGCGGTGGCCGCCTACATGGCGTTCCCGATCACGGAGAGCATCGAGTCGGTCCGGCTGAACACCCTGTTCATCGGTCTGGGCATGTCGCTCGCCCTCCTGGCCATCGGCATCGCCGCGGTCCACTGGGGCAAGCAGCTCATGTCCGACCACGAGGGCATCGACATCCGCCACCCCGTCCGCAGCGCGGAGGACACCCGCGCCCGCGCGCTCGAGATCTTCGACCAGTCGGACAAGGAGTCCGGCTTCGGCCGGCGCTCGCTGATCCGCAACAGCCTCATCGCCTCGCTGGTCGTCTTCCCCCTGCCCGCCGTGATCCTGTTCCGTGGCCTCGGACCGCAGGACCAGAACCCCGTCGCCCTCCTCAAGACCACGATGTGGCGCGAGGGCACGCGGCTCACCCTGGACCCCTCCGGAGCGCCGATCCTCGCGTCGGACGTGACGCTGGGCTCCGCGTTCCACGTCATCCCCGAGGGACTCGACGAGGTCGAGGGCAAGCTGGAGGAGAAGGCCAAGGCCGCCGTCCTCCTGATGCGCCTGAAGCCCGAGGACCTCACCGTCAGCGAGGGTCGCGAGACCTGGAACTACGACGGCATCGTCGCCTACTCCAAGATCTGCACGCACGTCGGCTGCCCCGTGGCGCTGTACGAGCAGCAGACCCACCACCTCCTGTGCCCGTGCCACCAGTCGCAGTTCGACATCAAGCGCGAGGCCGAGGTCATCTTCGGTCCTGCGAAGCGCCCGCTTCCGCAGCTCCCCATCACCATCGACGCCGACGGATACCTGGTCGCCCGCAGCGACTTCACGGAGCCGGTCGGACCATCCTTCTGGGAGCGATGACACACATGTCCACCACCACACCCTCCCGCCCCGCGGCCTCGCCCGCGGAGCCCGGCGACGGCGTCATCCTCGGCAGCGGCAAGCTGCAGAAGGGATACGTCGGCAAGGCCTCCAACTACATCGACGAGCGCACGAGCATCTCGGCTGTCGTCAAGGAGTTCGGCCGCAAGATCTTCCCGGACCACTGGTCGTTCCTCCTCGGCGAGGTCGCGCTCTACAGCTTCGTGATCATCCTGCTCTCGGGCACCTTCCTCACGTTCTTCTACCAGGCCTCGATGGTCGAGACGCACTACGAGGGCAGCTACCTGCCGCTCAAGGGCATCGAGATGTCCGCGGCGATGGCCTCGTCGCTCGACATCTCGTTCGACATCCGCGGCGGTCTGCTGATGCGCCAGATCCACCACTGGGCGGCTCTGCTGTTCGTGGCCTCGATCGGCCTGCACATGCTGCGCATCTTCTTCACCGGTGCGTTCCGCAAGCCGCGCGAGATCAACTGGGTCATCGGCTTCGTCCTCTTCATCCTCGCGATGGCCGAGGGCTTCACCGGCTACTCCCTCCCCGACGACCTGCTCTCGGGCAACGGTCTCCGCATCATCGACGGCATGGTCAAGGGCATCCCGATCGTCGGCACCTGGGTCTCGTTCCTCCTCTTCGGCGGCGAGTTCCCGGGCACCGACATCGTCGGCCGCCTCTACACCCTGCACATCCTGCTGCTGCCGGCGCTGGTGCTCGCCTTCATCGCCCTGCACCTCGTCTTCGTGGTCGTGCACAAGCACACCCAGTTCCCCGGTGCGGGCAAGACCGAGCAGAACGTCGTCGGCTACCCGGTGCTGCCGGTCTACGCCGCCAAGGCCGGTGGATTCTTCTTCATCGTCTTCGGCGTCGTCGTCCTCATCGCCTCGCTGTTCACGATCAACCCGATCTGGAACTACGGCCCGTACGACCCGTCGCCCGTCTCCGCCGGCACCCAGCCGGACTGGTACATCGGCTTCGCGGACGGCGCGCTGCGTCTGGTCCCGCCGGGACTCGAGTGGGCCATCCCGGGCCTCGGCACGATCTCGTTCAACATCCTCCTGCCGCTCTCGGTGGTCGGTCTGTTCATCGTCGTGGTGCTGCTCTACCCGTTCCTCGAGGCCTGGATCACCGGTGACAAGCGCGAGCACCACCTGCTCGACCGCCCGCGCAACGCCGCGACCCGCACCGCGATCGGTGCCGCCGGAGTCACGTTCTACGCCGTCCTCTGGGCTGCGGCGTCCTCCGACATCATCGCGACGCACTTCCACCTCACGATGGAGGGCGTGATCCACGCCCTGCAGTTCCTCCTCTTCGCAGGCCCGGTCATCGCGTACTTCGTCACGAAGCGCATCTGCCTCGCCCTGCAGAAGAAGGACCGCGAGATCGCTCTGCACGGCTTCGAGTCCGGCCGCATCGTCCGCCTCCCCGGCGGCGAGTTCATCGAGGTGCACCAGCAGATCGACGCCTACGAGCGCTGGAAGCTGGTCGGCCAGGAGGAGTACGAGCCCCTCATGATCCGTCCGGACTCCCGCGGCCGCATCACCGCCCCGCAGCGCGTCCGCGCCGGCCTCTCCCGCTGGTTCTTCGAGGACCGGATCACCCCCGTCACCCAGAAGGAGCTCGAGAGCTCGCACAGCGAGCACTGACCCGCTCCCCCGAAGGGCCCGGACGCACAGCGTCCGGGCCCTTCGTCGTCCCCGCCGCCGCCCGACCAGCCCGTGCAGGGCACGGAGCCCCACTGACGAGGGCGCCCGCCGGCAGCGGAGCCGTGCTGATCGAACGACGCCAGCGCGCGCGATCGTGCTGCTCGGATGACGCCAGCCCGAGGGACCATGCTGATCAAGTCACGCGAACGCGCACATTCATGCTGATCGAGCAGCCCGCGAAGCGGGCGTATCGAGATCCACCACTCTCCGGACAGGAGCCTGCAGACCCGCCCTGCTGAGGACGCCTGGTCTCGATACGCCCCTGCGGGGCTGCTCGACCAGCAGGGAGTGGCTCGGCTCCTCCCCCACTCACCATGGGGAGGCGACGCGGGACCGTCGCTCGGCGGCTCGGACGGCGTCCGCCTGGCGGGACCCGTGCAGATCGACTAGCGCCCTCAGGGCGCGTGTCGAGATCCACCCACGTCAGAAGACGCCGTGCGCAAACCTGCACTGCCGAGTGGCCCGAGTTCCGATACGCCCCTGCGGAGCGACTCGACCGCCATGTCAGCGTGCCTCTGTCGAACGCCCTTGTCGGTGTGGTGTCGATGATGCTGATCGAGTAGCCCGCGAAGCGGGCGTCTCGCGATCCACCACTCTCCGGACAGGACCCTGCAGACCCGCCCTGCTGAGGACGCCTGGTCTCGATACGCCCCTACGGGACTGCTCGACCAGCAGGAAGGGATCTCTGCCCTTCCGTGTTCCCCGGAACGGACGCACGCCGCCGGCTGACGCCCGTTACGGCTCCGCTCGCACCCCAGCGGCGGCGTGAGTGGACTCGGAGCGGCCTCAGGGGGGCTCATTAGAGCCCGTTTCGCGTCCGTTCGACGGCCCGACGCTCCGAGGAAGGCCGCAGACGCCCGCGCCCGCCCTGCGGGCTCCTTCGCCCCACGAGAAAGGGCCGGGTGCCGGAGGTGGAGACCTCCTGCACCCGGCCCTCACGGCCGTCCTGCTCGCCTAGCGGGCGAAGTAGCCGCGGTAGTACTCGTACACCCAGCCGGCGATCGCGACCAGGAAGAGGCCGACCGCGATGTAGGTGATCCAGAAGCCGACCGCGAGGCCGAGGAAGGCC
Proteins encoded in this window:
- a CDS encoding bifunctional phosphatase PAP2/diacylglycerol kinase family protein, which codes for MPLRGTRPPSVLLRRVLGVPRVIRRADARAARTLNARRPVPLVDGALVGLSRAADHGVLWFGLGALLLIAGRPREAARGAASLAVASAAANLVGKQLFGGVRPLVVDVPVGRRLARVPTSPSFPSGHAASAAAFAAGVALENPRVGLAVAPLAAAVAFSRLHVGVHWLSDVVGGATLGAAVAGLGKALVPARPRHIPVSERASRPPVDVRPLGDGAQLLVVLNPSAGRDSHRPDPEPLILQRFPAARVHRLADGEDLGEVVRAARAGDAPPEVLGVYGGDGTMAVGAGLARAEGMTLLVLPGGTMNHFAKALGLVTIEDALAAAAHGERRDVDVAEVTAGDAEPVTVLNTVSIGLYPEFVAAREKREKVIGKPLAAVLAAFEVVRSTDPFELRRDGRTELVWSYFVGVNREHPRTATPLARRRLDDGHLDIRVLHSGRTPRTRGAVSLALGRGATPLVGRVPGWRAPVVESTSTPEVVVGARRPAGVDPEWAHDGESEVFDGEPSGFHEASVRVVPLGLRVYSAADERERDERERDESGPRK
- the dhaM gene encoding dihydroxyacetone kinase phosphoryl donor subunit DhaM, whose translation is MSVGLVLVSHSARLAEGLAELAAQMAPDVALIAAGGTDDGGIGTSFERITAALAEADSGDGAVVLCDLGSAIMTAETAVEFLDDEARERVRIADAPLVEGAIAAAVAAGTGAALADVLAAAESARGALLAEQPTAAAAGSPSTRRTVRLVNPNGLHARPAADFVTLATRFDARIDVNGKDATSLLGVMSLGLDRGDEVAISATGPEAEEAVGRLAELVESGFGEV
- the dhaL gene encoding dihydroxyacetone kinase subunit DhaL, whose product is MQDGSVQDAPGQGGRGAQGLDAAWAVAWVRGAAQAVSEHRVELITLDRAIGDGDHGENMDRGFQAVVAKLDAAPEPTTPAEVLKLVATTLISTVGGASGPLFGTAFLKASGAVAGQESLDGAAVAALLAAARDGVVLRGKAEVGDKTMVDAWTPAVEAAAGAAEGGASPSAVLAAAADAAQIGAESTDPLVARKGRASYLGERAVGHRDPGSVSSVLLLRAAAEAAA
- the dhaK gene encoding dihydroxyacetone kinase subunit DhaK: MKKLINDPKNVVAESVAGFGLAHADLVRVEPNPLFVVRVDAPRQGKVGIVSGGGSGHEPLHAGFVGFGMLDAAVPGPVFTSPTPDPIVAATQAVDGGAGVLHIVKNYTGDVLNFETAADLALAEGVEVRSVIVDDDVAVKDSLYTAGRRGVAGTVMVEKIAGAAAERGDSLDEVAAIAETVVANVRSMGVALRPCTVPHAGEPSFELAEDEIEIGIGIHGEPGRERIPLEPADRIVDRLLAPILEDLPLSSGDEVLLFVNGLGGTPQIELYLVYRRAAEVLAEKGVTVQRSLVGSYVTSLEMQGVSITLLKLDAALTELWDAPVQTAALRWGR
- the trpD gene encoding anthranilate phosphoribosyltransferase, with protein sequence MSETLSWPRILGSLLDSSDLSVSEATWAMERVMQGEATPAQLAGLLIALRAKGETVDEIVGFRDAILEHAVPLDVDPMALDIVGTGGDRFGTVNISSTASIIAAAAGTPVIKHGNRAASSSSGSSDVLAALGVDLTLPAERVAEVFRRTNIAFVFAAMFHPGFRHAGPVRAELGVPTVFNFLGPLCNPARPEASAVGVAHLDRVPLFVGVFQTRGATALVFRGDDGLDELSTTGHSHIWEVSRGSVVEHDLDPRDLGIRRASIDQLRGRDAAYNAQVVRSVLAGEEGPVRDIVLLNAAAGLIAFDLARDPGLIRTAILDRFRSALERAADAVDSGAATAKLDQWVDETQRSS
- a CDS encoding heme-copper oxidase subunit III, with product MVCVTSTSLSPTATVPAVNRPNPVAVGTIVWLGSEVMFFAGLFAIYFTLRSTSPELWSAETSILNVPYASVNTVILVASSFTCQFGVFAAERLQPRSTGLSPFKWGMVEWFFLTYALGAVFVCGQVLEYATLVSEGVTLSSNAYGSAFYLTTGFHALHVTGGLIAFLLVIGRAFAVKNFGHKEATSAIVVSYYWHFVDVVWVGLFVVIYFLK
- a CDS encoding c-type cytochrome codes for the protein MASPKTKSRAKKGRRHPLATLALIAIGLGLTGGTYAAVGVATSASAETSATSQQTIDEGSKLFAANCATCHGLDAAGTDNAPSLIGVGAASVDFQVGTGRMPMQMHGPQALEKPVQFTDDQVAELAAYVASLAPGPAIPTGEVLDAQGDSANGAELFRINCAMCHNVAGAGGALTEGKFAPPLGGVTEAHIYEAMVTGPQNMPVFNDLNISPEDKRDIISYLKYIEANPSPGGFALGSLGPVAEGLFLWIFGLGSIVALTVWITARSN
- a CDS encoding Rieske 2Fe-2S domain-containing protein → MAEHDEGGTDLATSSATGHGSAPAGTAVVTRDRVQDPGLPPHRPRMTDVDPKVAKRAERTVYTLFYLSFAGSIFAVAAYMAFPITESIESVRLNTLFIGLGMSLALLAIGIAAVHWGKQLMSDHEGIDIRHPVRSAEDTRARALEIFDQSDKESGFGRRSLIRNSLIASLVVFPLPAVILFRGLGPQDQNPVALLKTTMWREGTRLTLDPSGAPILASDVTLGSAFHVIPEGLDEVEGKLEEKAKAAVLLMRLKPEDLTVSEGRETWNYDGIVAYSKICTHVGCPVALYEQQTHHLLCPCHQSQFDIKREAEVIFGPAKRPLPQLPITIDADGYLVARSDFTEPVGPSFWER
- a CDS encoding cytochrome bc complex cytochrome b subunit translates to MSTTTPSRPAASPAEPGDGVILGSGKLQKGYVGKASNYIDERTSISAVVKEFGRKIFPDHWSFLLGEVALYSFVIILLSGTFLTFFYQASMVETHYEGSYLPLKGIEMSAAMASSLDISFDIRGGLLMRQIHHWAALLFVASIGLHMLRIFFTGAFRKPREINWVIGFVLFILAMAEGFTGYSLPDDLLSGNGLRIIDGMVKGIPIVGTWVSFLLFGGEFPGTDIVGRLYTLHILLLPALVLAFIALHLVFVVVHKHTQFPGAGKTEQNVVGYPVLPVYAAKAGGFFFIVFGVVVLIASLFTINPIWNYGPYDPSPVSAGTQPDWYIGFADGALRLVPPGLEWAIPGLGTISFNILLPLSVVGLFIVVVLLYPFLEAWITGDKREHHLLDRPRNAATRTAIGAAGVTFYAVLWAAASSDIIATHFHLTMEGVIHALQFLLFAGPVIAYFVTKRICLALQKKDREIALHGFESGRIVRLPGGEFIEVHQQIDAYERWKLVGQEEYEPLMIRPDSRGRITAPQRVRAGLSRWFFEDRITPVTQKELESSHSEH